The following are encoded together in the Ranitomeya imitator isolate aRanImi1 chromosome 4, aRanImi1.pri, whole genome shotgun sequence genome:
- the LOC138674752 gene encoding olfactory receptor 5G3-like: MCDVNQTEVTEFLILGFTGLYKYKFLLFILFFFSYLIILAGNLLIIVLVSTNHNLNFPMFFFLKHLAVADILSTTTIMPMMLNIILYDMKEVPVRICIFHLHMVVIFGFSQINLLTIMSYDRYLAICSPMRYNSIMQPLVCFKMVLGAWIINFVLTFEVIFVWQLEFCGNNIIDHFFCDFRILLELTTSDIYLLTLADSVISIIGGVIPFAIILISYLSIFFIIMTLSSTSGLLKAFSTCGSHLTTVCIYYGTLFIIYMPTSNDKSLSADKFLSLLYIVVSPMMNPIIYSLRNQEIRRALQQMFRIC; this comes from the coding sequence ATGTGCGACGTCAACCAGACTGAAGTCACAGAGTTCCTAATCCTTGGATTTACCGGTCTATATAAATACAAATTTCTGCTCTTCATCCTTTTCTTCTTCTCTTACCTGATAATACTGGCAGGAAACCTCCTTATTATAGTGTTGGTGTCCACCAATCACAATCTCAATTTCCCAATGTTCTTCTTTCTCAAGCATCTAGCTGTAGCCGATATCCTTTCCACTACGACCATTATGCCCATGATGTTAAATATAATTCTATATGACATGAAGGAGGTGCCAGTGAGGATCTGCATCTTCCATCTCCATATGGTCGTCATATTTGGTTTTAGCCAGATTAATCTGCTCACTATAATGTCTTATGATCGGTACTTGGCCATTTGCAGCCCAATGCGCTACAATTCCATAATGCAGCCTCTTGTTTGCTTCAAGATGGTTCTTGGTGCCTGGATTATTAACTTTGTCCTTACCTTTGAGGtgatttttgtttggcagctggagTTTTGTGGTAACAACATAATAGACCACTTCTTCTGTGACTTCAGGATACTTCTTGAATTGACTACCTCCGACATTTACCTCTTGACTTTGGCTGACTCTGTAATATCCATCATTGGCGGTGTCATACCTTTCGCTATCATTCTTATCAGCTATTTGAGTATTTTCTTCATCATAATGACCCTTTCATCCACCAGTGGCTTGTTAAAAGCCTTCTCCACATGTGGCTCCCATCTCACCACTGTATGCATCTACTATGGAACTCTCTTCATAATTTACATGCCAACATCCAATGACAAATCATTGAGCGCGGATAAGTTTTTATCTCTGCTGTACATTGTGGTGTCTCCAATGATGAATCCCATCATTTACAGTCTGAGGAATCAGGAGATCAGGAGAGCTCTTCAACAAATGTTTAGAATATGTTGA